The Kroppenstedtia pulmonis genome has a segment encoding these proteins:
- a CDS encoding cystathionine gamma-synthase family protein encodes MKRNISAQLGTQSVWGGEEEYLMQRATQVPVVHSVAYGYDDIDTWYEVACGDKKGHTYSRNTNPTVEVFEEKVRLLEGAEAATSFSTGMAAISNILFALLSPGDRVVSIKDTYGATNKIFLESLPRFQVDVTLCETQDHDQLEAEIAKGCQLVYLETPTNPTLKVVDVERLAQAAHRTGAVVVVDNTFATPINQTPLEQGADLVIHSATKFLGGHADALGGVICGSRSLVQQIYRHREIHGATLHPSSAYFLLRGMKTLHLRVRQQNESAMAVARYLEEQPAVDSVFYPGLPTHVHHSIAAKQMKGFGGVLSFSLKGGMNAVRRLLPRLRYAHLAANLGSVETVAGPPRTTSHLECSEQERKAMGIPEGLIRYSVGVEDISDLLSDLEQGLKVLEEKRV; translated from the coding sequence ATGAAAAGGAACATCTCCGCTCAATTGGGAACTCAGTCTGTTTGGGGGGGAGAAGAAGAGTATTTGATGCAACGGGCCACCCAGGTTCCGGTTGTACACAGTGTCGCCTATGGATATGACGATATCGATACTTGGTACGAGGTGGCTTGCGGGGACAAAAAAGGTCATACCTATAGTCGCAATACAAACCCTACTGTAGAAGTATTTGAAGAGAAGGTTCGTTTACTGGAAGGGGCTGAAGCGGCAACCAGCTTTTCCACAGGAATGGCGGCAATCAGCAATATTTTGTTTGCATTGCTGTCTCCTGGAGACAGGGTGGTTTCCATCAAGGATACGTATGGAGCTACCAACAAGATATTTCTGGAATCCTTGCCCCGATTTCAGGTGGATGTGACTTTATGTGAAACCCAGGATCATGACCAACTGGAAGCGGAGATCGCCAAGGGATGTCAGCTTGTTTATTTGGAAACACCCACCAATCCGACTTTGAAAGTAGTCGATGTGGAAAGATTGGCTCAAGCCGCTCATCGTACAGGAGCGGTAGTGGTGGTGGATAACACCTTTGCCACGCCGATTAACCAAACACCCCTGGAACAGGGAGCGGATCTTGTTATCCACAGTGCGACCAAGTTTCTTGGGGGACATGCGGATGCACTGGGTGGAGTGATATGTGGATCTCGCAGCCTTGTACAACAAATTTATCGTCACCGGGAAATTCATGGAGCGACACTCCACCCTTCCTCTGCCTACTTTTTACTGCGGGGCATGAAAACCCTCCACCTTCGGGTACGGCAACAAAATGAAAGTGCCATGGCTGTTGCCCGATATTTGGAAGAGCAACCGGCTGTGGATTCGGTTTTTTATCCCGGCTTGCCCACCCATGTTCATCACTCCATTGCGGCTAAACAGATGAAGGGGTTCGGAGGGGTTCTCAGCTTTTCTTTGAAGGGGGGAATGAATGCGGTACGTCGTTTATTGCCCAGGTTGCGTTATGCTCATTTAGCAGCTAATTTGGGTTCAGTGGAAACCGTTGCCGGTCCCCCCCGAACAACCAGCCATTTGGAGTGTTCCGAGCAAGAACGGAAAGCGATGGGGATTCCAGAGGGGCTGATTCGCTATTCGGTTGGGGTGGAGGATATTAGTGATCTGCTATCCGATTTGGAGCAAGGGTTAAAGGTTTTGGAGGAAAAACGGGTCTAG
- a CDS encoding M24 family metallopeptidase codes for MPFSLSEYRERIEKTKQLMEVEGVEVLLLTNPANMHYLSGYDGWSFYVHQALAVIMEEEQPLWIGRKQDANGAQLTTWLHTDHIIPYPDHYVHSHLKHPMDFVADILTQIGQGNRRIGVEMDAYYFTAQAFSRLKQGLPNARFQDSTLLVNRIRLIKSDTEIDYMKKAAKIVEKAMQTGLNTIAPGVRECDVAAAICHSQIGGTPEYGGDYPAIVPLLPSGERTSTPHLTWSDQVYKPSDTVILELAGCYRRYHSPLARTAVVGSSSSLVQELFEVVKEGLNVTLDAVKPGLTCEEVEAVWRQSIARKGLLKDSRLGYSVGLNYPPDWGEHTASLRAGDRTILQPNMTFHMIPGIWFDTYGVELSETFRVTETGCEVLASFPRELFQCPGGSLFHPLKESGA; via the coding sequence TTGCCCTTTTCATTATCGGAATACAGAGAGCGGATTGAAAAAACCAAGCAACTGATGGAAGTGGAGGGGGTAGAAGTCCTGTTACTGACGAATCCGGCCAATATGCACTATCTGTCGGGGTACGACGGTTGGTCCTTTTATGTGCATCAGGCTTTAGCTGTGATCATGGAAGAAGAACAGCCTCTGTGGATCGGACGGAAGCAGGATGCGAATGGGGCTCAACTGACGACGTGGCTTCATACCGATCATATTATTCCATATCCGGATCATTATGTTCATTCCCATCTAAAACACCCCATGGATTTCGTTGCCGATATTTTAACGCAGATTGGTCAGGGAAACCGAAGGATCGGAGTTGAAATGGATGCCTATTATTTTACTGCCCAGGCCTTTTCCAGATTGAAACAGGGGTTGCCCAATGCCCGTTTTCAGGATAGTACTCTGCTGGTAAACCGGATCCGGCTGATCAAGTCAGATACAGAGATCGACTACATGAAAAAAGCGGCCAAAATTGTGGAAAAGGCGATGCAAACCGGATTGAATACCATCGCTCCGGGAGTCCGAGAGTGTGATGTAGCTGCTGCCATCTGTCATTCACAGATTGGGGGTACTCCAGAGTATGGAGGAGATTATCCGGCGATTGTTCCTTTGTTGCCTTCAGGAGAAAGAACCTCCACACCGCATTTGACATGGAGTGATCAGGTTTACAAGCCAAGTGACACTGTCATTTTGGAATTGGCAGGTTGTTATCGGCGATATCATTCGCCACTGGCCCGAACTGCAGTGGTGGGCTCTTCTTCCAGCCTGGTTCAGGAGTTGTTTGAAGTGGTAAAGGAGGGATTAAATGTAACATTGGATGCTGTAAAGCCAGGATTGACATGTGAGGAAGTAGAGGCGGTTTGGAGACAATCCATCGCACGGAAAGGATTGCTGAAGGATTCCCGGCTGGGCTATTCCGTTGGGCTCAATTATCCGCCGGATTGGGGAGAGCATACAGCCAGCCTGCGAGCCGGGGATCGAACCATTCTTCAACCCAATATGACTTTTCATATGATTCCGGGAATCTGGTTTGACACGTATGGAGTGGAATTAAGTGAAACTTTCCGGGTTACGGAAACAGGCTGTGAAGTATTGGCCAGTTTTCCCAGGGAGTTGTTTCAATGTCCCGGAGGCAGTTTGTTTCACCCCTTAAAGGAAAGCGGGGCATAA
- a CDS encoding PucR family transcriptional regulator — protein MLTVRHIFQMEIMKGSSLSTSDSGLDNPVEWISVIEVPVENFVRKNEMVLSTAVGCGHDPILFHRFVEALIQAKASALALATQRYITDIPPKTLILAEQNRMPIITVPWSTRFADIVQQVIRELDRHQDQMNSFSRKTQEELLQLILQGADLNKLAHVIQRKLKLPVLFVDQKGQIKGSSSNSQLLATFWAKHLDGWDFPISRDKKWSRYEFGKKTCIEIPILSARKIQGSLLLLLTNKQETPFSQHDQIYLDHVTTAAALCFLQENIALETESRLRNDFVWSLAKGEFSSIETIQKKAEPLGYNTSLPYVCILGQVEPKTNKDDDLRDSPTREIMDEIYHAGRSLHRNVLSTRQINQIILFLEVPVDRVIDTVQSFLDIVDGRIYERYPDWSVTWGIGEKQAGIYSFRAGYLDACSALDIGRRQKGPGHRNFYMDTGLYRALQQLAGHPDMQEITWSTMHRLLDYSKQRGIDLVETFTSYLRNQCNVSQTARELNLHRQSLLYRLRKIESLTGRSLFNPDDLFLLQLSIKLWTSSKNDST, from the coding sequence ATGTTGACAGTCAGGCATATTTTTCAGATGGAAATTATGAAGGGTTCCTCACTGTCAACCTCAGACAGCGGACTGGATAATCCAGTGGAATGGATCTCAGTCATTGAAGTTCCGGTGGAAAATTTTGTACGAAAAAACGAGATGGTTTTAAGTACCGCCGTTGGATGTGGTCATGATCCCATACTGTTTCATCGCTTTGTTGAGGCTTTAATCCAGGCTAAAGCCTCTGCCCTTGCTCTGGCCACCCAACGATATATCACCGATATACCTCCAAAAACTCTGATTCTGGCGGAACAAAACCGCATGCCCATTATTACAGTACCTTGGAGTACCCGGTTTGCCGATATCGTGCAACAGGTCATCCGGGAACTTGATCGGCACCAGGATCAGATGAACTCCTTTTCCCGAAAAACTCAGGAAGAGTTGCTTCAATTGATCCTCCAAGGGGCTGATTTAAACAAGCTGGCCCATGTCATCCAACGAAAACTAAAGCTTCCTGTTTTATTTGTTGATCAAAAAGGGCAGATCAAAGGAAGCAGTTCCAACTCTCAACTATTAGCCACATTTTGGGCAAAACACCTGGATGGCTGGGATTTTCCCATAAGCCGGGATAAAAAGTGGAGCCGTTATGAGTTCGGGAAAAAAACATGCATTGAAATCCCCATTCTTTCCGCCCGAAAAATACAGGGTTCTCTATTGCTTCTCTTAACCAATAAACAGGAAACACCATTTTCACAGCATGACCAAATCTACCTGGATCATGTCACCACCGCCGCCGCCCTGTGCTTTCTTCAAGAAAATATCGCCCTGGAAACAGAAAGCCGCTTGCGAAACGATTTTGTCTGGAGTTTGGCTAAAGGAGAGTTTTCCTCCATTGAAACCATCCAAAAAAAAGCAGAACCATTGGGTTATAATACCTCCTTGCCCTATGTTTGTATCTTGGGGCAAGTCGAACCCAAAACAAATAAAGATGATGATCTCCGGGATTCTCCCACTCGGGAAATCATGGATGAGATTTACCATGCTGGACGTTCACTTCACAGAAACGTACTGTCGACCCGGCAAATAAACCAGATCATCCTCTTCTTGGAAGTCCCTGTCGACAGAGTCATCGATACCGTTCAGTCCTTTTTGGATATTGTCGACGGACGTATTTATGAACGGTACCCCGACTGGTCAGTAACATGGGGGATCGGCGAAAAGCAGGCGGGAATTTACTCCTTTCGGGCCGGTTATCTGGATGCCTGTTCTGCCTTGGATATTGGACGACGCCAAAAAGGACCTGGACATCGAAATTTTTATATGGATACCGGCTTGTACCGAGCCTTGCAACAATTGGCAGGTCATCCGGATATGCAGGAGATCACTTGGTCCACCATGCACCGACTTTTGGACTACAGTAAACAACGGGGCATTGATCTGGTGGAAACCTTTACTTCCTATTTGCGCAACCAATGTAATGTCAGTCAAACCGCCCGAGAATTAAACCTACATCGGCAATCTTTGTTATATCGGCTACGAAAAATCGAATCCCTAACCGGCCGTTCCTTATTTAACCCTGATGATCTGTTTTTGCTACAATTAAGCATCAAGCTGTGGACCAGTAGCAAAAACGATTCAACATAA
- the ehuA gene encoding ectoine/hydroxyectoine ABC transporter ATP-binding protein EhuA — MTDANGQTATLEKSETKRNGLTPIVRYQKVSKSFGDHQVLKEVDFNLMPGERVAVIGPSGSGKTTMARLLMTLEKPTSGTIEVDGKQLWHKEVKGKLTPADEKHLHEVRGAIGMVFQHFNLFPHMTILRNLTEAPVKVLRLSKKEAKERAMEMLEKVGLTDKANAYPANLSGGQQQRVAIARALVMRPKVMLFDEPTSALDPELVGEVLEVIKEIAAEGEMAMMLITHEMSFARDVADRVAFFDEGRIQEHGPPSKLFVQPESERLQEFLSRFDLDNGS, encoded by the coding sequence ATGACAGATGCAAATGGCCAAACGGCCACACTGGAAAAATCAGAGACGAAGAGGAATGGTCTTACCCCCATTGTCCGTTATCAAAAAGTGAGCAAGTCCTTCGGAGATCACCAGGTGTTGAAAGAGGTAGACTTCAATTTGATGCCAGGGGAACGGGTTGCGGTCATCGGTCCCAGCGGATCAGGAAAGACGACGATGGCCCGGTTGTTGATGACTTTGGAAAAGCCGACCTCCGGGACCATTGAGGTGGATGGAAAACAACTATGGCACAAAGAAGTGAAAGGAAAGCTGACGCCTGCAGATGAAAAGCATCTCCATGAAGTACGGGGAGCCATCGGGATGGTATTTCAGCATTTTAATTTGTTTCCTCATATGACGATCCTGCGAAATTTAACAGAGGCACCTGTCAAAGTTCTGCGTCTTTCCAAAAAGGAAGCGAAGGAACGGGCAATGGAAATGTTGGAAAAAGTGGGCTTGACTGATAAGGCCAATGCATATCCTGCCAACCTGTCCGGTGGACAACAACAACGGGTAGCGATTGCCCGGGCACTGGTGATGCGGCCCAAGGTGATGCTGTTTGATGAACCTACTTCCGCTCTGGACCCGGAGTTGGTGGGAGAAGTACTGGAAGTAATCAAGGAGATTGCGGCTGAAGGGGAGATGGCGATGATGCTCATCACTCATGAAATGAGTTTTGCCCGGGATGTCGCTGATCGGGTGGCCTTCTTTGATGAGGGAAGGATTCAAGAACACGGCCCCCCTTCAAAATTGTTTGTCCAGCCGGAATCCGAGCGGTTGCAGGAGTTTTTAAGTCGGTTTGATCTGGATAATGGATCGTGA
- the ehuD gene encoding ectoine/hydroxyectoine ABC transporter permease subunit EhuD — protein sequence MIWSWEYTLEVLPKLLEVVHITLLATLTAFVVAMALGLVLALARMSHFKPLSYITYWFVEFVRTTPLLVQLFFIFYVLPTSFGITLSPFVAGVLGLGIHYSTYMSEVYRAGINSVDKGQWEAAIALNFSTRQKWQTVILPQAIRPVVPVMGNYLIVMFKETPVLSAITLVELLGRAQILGSQSFRYLEPFTLVGIFFLIISYSAALLVRKLELRLDLNQK from the coding sequence ATGATATGGTCCTGGGAATATACACTGGAAGTTTTGCCTAAGTTGCTGGAAGTGGTTCATATCACCCTATTGGCCACATTGACCGCTTTTGTGGTTGCCATGGCGTTGGGTTTGGTGCTGGCATTAGCCAGAATGTCCCACTTCAAGCCCTTGTCTTATATCACATACTGGTTTGTGGAGTTCGTACGAACCACACCGTTGCTGGTACAATTGTTTTTTATTTTCTACGTGTTGCCGACATCCTTTGGAATCACGTTGTCTCCTTTTGTCGCCGGAGTCTTGGGACTTGGAATCCACTACAGTACCTATATGTCGGAAGTTTACCGGGCAGGGATCAATTCAGTGGATAAAGGGCAATGGGAAGCCGCAATCGCTCTTAATTTCTCCACGAGACAAAAATGGCAGACGGTGATTTTACCTCAGGCAATACGACCGGTTGTGCCGGTGATGGGAAACTATTTGATCGTAATGTTTAAGGAAACGCCTGTTCTTTCAGCAATTACCTTGGTTGAATTGTTGGGACGGGCACAGATTCTCGGGTCTCAGTCCTTTCGGTATTTGGAGCCCTTCACTTTGGTAGGTATTTTCTTCCTGATCATCAGTTATTCAGCAGCTCTGCTGGTAAGGAAACTGGAGTTAAGACTGGATTTAAATCAAAAATGA
- the ehuC gene encoding ectoine/hydroxyectoine ABC transporter permease subunit EhuC: MRSIDIHSEILSILLPGAAVTVQLTVISAILAFFLSFLGGLGRLSKWAPIRAVSGILVEFFRGTSLLVQLFWLYYALPLFGLRLEAGLVGIVALSLNYGAYGSEVVRSAILSVSEGQREAGIALNMTPFQRMRSIILPQAFRTMLPSFGNLLIELLKGTALVALITIPDMTYEASAMRTNAEQYTLQIFTWLLILYFAIGYPLTLLMRWVERRFSLGRS, translated from the coding sequence GTGAGATCCATCGACATTCATTCAGAGATTCTGTCGATACTGTTGCCGGGTGCGGCTGTCACAGTGCAATTGACGGTAATCTCCGCTATATTGGCCTTTTTTCTGTCTTTTTTAGGAGGATTGGGGCGACTATCCAAATGGGCACCGATCCGAGCTGTTTCCGGCATCTTAGTGGAGTTTTTTCGGGGGACGTCGCTCTTGGTTCAATTATTTTGGCTTTATTATGCTCTTCCTTTGTTTGGATTGAGACTGGAAGCCGGACTGGTGGGGATCGTTGCTTTAAGTCTCAACTATGGAGCCTATGGCTCCGAGGTGGTACGCAGTGCGATCCTGTCCGTTTCTGAAGGACAACGTGAAGCGGGGATAGCGTTGAATATGACGCCTTTTCAACGGATGCGCAGCATTATTCTGCCTCAGGCATTTCGGACCATGTTGCCGTCTTTTGGCAATTTGTTAATCGAACTGTTAAAGGGTACGGCATTAGTAGCTTTGATTACGATACCGGATATGACATACGAAGCGAGTGCAATGCGTACCAATGCAGAGCAGTACACGTTGCAAATTTTTACTTGGCTGTTAATCCTGTATTTTGCCATCGGTTACCCTCTCACTCTATTGATGCGTTGGGTAGAACGCCGATTTTCACTGGGGAGGTCGTAA